The following proteins are co-located in the Micromonospora viridifaciens genome:
- a CDS encoding RNA-guided endonuclease InsQ/TnpB family protein, with protein sequence MFRKCRRWRAWCGAVGRFTAFRFTVDPSPSQVVVLARHAGASRFAFNQCLALVKEALDEKRRGGSVVPWSGFDLINAFNSWKTSAAAGRRFVVDAAGSAEVVVTGLSWRAQVCQQVCEEAAVDLGRALTAWADSRGGKRPGRRVGFPTFKRKSRSRPSFRIRCKTSKAGRVSIRVGDPTAGPRSVCLPRIGVLRVREDTRRLRRMIRTDRAHIRYATVSCRAGRWTITVTVEAAGLHPARQHPPRPNSDSSGGWVGVDRGLAALVVAADTSGRQVLRVDDAPRPLRAALPRLRRLSRQVSRKQRGSRNRAEAVARLGRAHHRVANIRRHFLHKVANRLVKTHDRLALEDLHTAGLLRNRRLAAAISDAGWADLARIIDSAAEFVTRRRDRSGWRVAG encoded by the coding sequence GTGTTTCGGAAGTGTCGTAGGTGGCGGGCATGGTGTGGGGCTGTGGGGAGGTTTACCGCGTTCCGGTTCACAGTTGATCCGTCGCCGTCGCAGGTGGTGGTGTTGGCCCGTCATGCGGGGGCGTCCCGGTTCGCGTTCAACCAGTGCCTGGCTCTGGTGAAGGAAGCCCTGGATGAGAAGCGCCGGGGCGGGTCGGTGGTGCCGTGGTCGGGTTTCGACCTGATCAACGCGTTCAACTCGTGGAAGACCTCGGCTGCGGCGGGTCGTCGCTTCGTGGTCGATGCGGCCGGTTCGGCGGAGGTCGTGGTGACGGGGTTGTCGTGGCGGGCGCAGGTGTGTCAGCAGGTGTGTGAGGAAGCCGCCGTTGACTTGGGCCGTGCCCTGACCGCGTGGGCTGACTCCCGTGGGGGGAAACGGCCGGGCCGCCGGGTGGGGTTCCCGACATTCAAACGCAAGAGCCGCAGCCGGCCGTCGTTTCGGATCCGCTGCAAGACCAGCAAGGCGGGTCGGGTGAGTATCCGGGTGGGGGACCCGACGGCGGGACCTCGGAGTGTCTGTCTGCCGAGGATCGGGGTCCTGAGGGTACGGGAGGACACCCGCCGACTCCGGCGGATGATCCGCACCGACCGTGCCCACATCCGGTATGCCACCGTCTCATGCCGGGCCGGCCGGTGGACCATCACCGTGACGGTGGAGGCGGCCGGCCTGCATCCCGCCCGCCAGCACCCGCCCCGCCCCAACTCCGACAGCAGTGGTGGCTGGGTGGGCGTCGACCGGGGCCTCGCCGCCCTCGTCGTGGCCGCCGACACCAGCGGCCGGCAGGTACTGCGCGTCGATGATGCGCCGCGCCCGCTGCGGGCCGCCCTGCCCCGGCTACGGCGTCTGTCCCGCCAGGTCAGCCGCAAACAGCGAGGCTCCCGCAACCGGGCCGAGGCCGTAGCCCGGCTGGGCCGCGCCCACCACCGTGTCGCCAACATACGTCGGCACTTTCTGCACAAGGTCGCCAACCGGCTAGTCAAGACTCACGACCGGCTGGCTCTGGAAGACCTGCACACCGCCGGTCTGCTGCGTAACCGGCGTCTGGCCGCCGCCATCTCCGATGCGGGTTGGGCGGACCTAGCCCGGATCATCGACTCTGCTGCCGAATTCGTGACACGCCGTCGGGATCGTTCTGGCTGGCGGGTTGCGGGGTGA
- a CDS encoding acyl-CoA thioesterase: MGDPFRVRITVRGYELDTQGHLNQAVYLQYGEHARWECLRAAGISQDRLITSGVGPVALEVTVRYLSELRGGDEVDVSCEFRWGERKTFHIDQNYTRPDGTQVATLTGVAGLLDLSARRLVPDPRERFRQLATDPGPLSL, encoded by the coding sequence ATGGGAGATCCGTTCCGGGTGCGCATCACCGTCCGCGGCTACGAGCTCGACACCCAGGGCCACCTGAACCAGGCCGTCTACCTCCAGTACGGTGAGCACGCCCGGTGGGAGTGCCTGCGGGCCGCCGGCATCTCCCAGGACCGGCTCATCACCAGCGGAGTGGGACCCGTCGCGCTGGAGGTCACCGTCCGCTACCTGAGCGAGCTGCGCGGCGGCGACGAGGTGGACGTGTCCTGCGAGTTCCGCTGGGGCGAGCGCAAGACGTTCCACATCGACCAGAACTACACCCGGCCGGACGGCACCCAGGTCGCGACGCTGACCGGGGTGGCCGGCCTGCTCGACCTGTCCGCCCGGCGGCTGGTGCCCGACCCGCGCGAGCGGTTCCGGCAGCTGGCCACCGATCCGGGCCCGCTCAGCCTCTGA
- a CDS encoding D-alanyl-D-alanine carboxypeptidase family protein produces MTVLRVMLGAVLTVPTAVVVPAAPAAAAPYVSCPAVKPPTPPPAAPSPPAVDPAQAAVGGEALATAGLTIPAGAPMAPAVTATSWLVADLGSGAVLGGCGPHEHRAPASVQKLLLAAALMPRLDPAQVVEVRREDLSDLDPTSSLMGVVAGGRYSIESLWLGLLLKSGNDAANVLARVGGGSAGRQGGVQAMNDEAHRLGANQTHAATPSGLDGPGQYTSAYDLALIARAAFAREDFQRYVATRVAQIEGDLGTPSLVLNHDVTLLDAYPGTLGGKTGFTDLARQTYVGVAERDGRRLAVALLGAETAPLGSLGEAAALLDWGFSLAPDASVGRLVGPEEKKDEHQVAAVRGERRGPAVEWLSLPAGLGLGAAAVAVLVAIAWRRARRRPGHH; encoded by the coding sequence GTGACCGTCCTTCGCGTGATGCTCGGCGCGGTCCTCACCGTGCCCACCGCGGTGGTCGTGCCGGCGGCGCCGGCAGCCGCCGCGCCGTACGTGTCGTGCCCGGCCGTGAAGCCGCCGACGCCCCCGCCCGCCGCACCGTCCCCGCCGGCGGTCGATCCCGCCCAGGCGGCGGTCGGCGGCGAGGCCCTGGCGACGGCCGGACTGACCATTCCCGCGGGTGCGCCGATGGCCCCGGCGGTGACCGCCACCTCGTGGCTGGTGGCGGATCTGGGCAGTGGTGCGGTCCTGGGTGGGTGCGGCCCCCACGAGCACCGGGCGCCCGCCAGCGTGCAGAAGTTGCTGCTGGCGGCGGCCCTGATGCCCCGCCTCGACCCGGCCCAGGTCGTCGAGGTGAGGCGGGAGGACCTGAGCGATCTCGACCCCACCAGTTCGCTGATGGGAGTGGTCGCGGGTGGTCGGTACTCGATCGAGAGCCTGTGGCTGGGGTTGCTCCTGAAGTCGGGCAACGACGCGGCCAACGTGCTGGCCCGGGTCGGCGGCGGCAGCGCCGGCAGGCAGGGCGGCGTGCAGGCGATGAACGACGAGGCGCACCGGCTGGGCGCGAACCAGACCCACGCCGCGACGCCGTCCGGCCTGGACGGCCCGGGTCAGTACACCAGCGCGTACGACCTCGCGTTGATCGCGCGGGCGGCGTTCGCCCGGGAGGACTTCCAGCGGTATGTCGCCACCAGGGTGGCGCAGATTGAGGGAGATTTGGGCACGCCGTCGCTCGTGCTCAACCACGACGTCACGCTGCTGGACGCCTACCCGGGGACGCTGGGCGGCAAGACCGGCTTCACCGATCTGGCCCGGCAGACGTACGTCGGGGTGGCCGAACGCGACGGGAGGCGGCTCGCCGTGGCCCTGCTCGGCGCGGAGACCGCGCCGCTGGGCAGTCTCGGTGAGGCGGCGGCCCTGCTCGACTGGGGCTTCAGCCTCGCGCCCGACGCGTCCGTCGGCCGTCTCGTCGGCCCAGAGGAGAAGAAGGACGAGCACCAGGTCGCCGCGGTGCGGGGCGAGCGCCGCGGCCCGGCCGTGGAATGGTTGTCACTGCCGGCCGGCCTCGGCCTCGGCGCTGCCGCCGTGGCCGTCCTGGTGGCGATCGCCTGGCGACGCGCGCGACGGCGACCCGGCCACCATTGA
- a CDS encoding M14 family zinc carboxypeptidase — translation MPLSKQPPGSILTRRLAGAAAILLLSGTAPLAISAPAGATAPTPTCSNDPAARLSTVPSPDSVLGFPLGLGQERPVTNDEVRTYLDAVDSASDRVVTGVMATSGLGQPLPYAVVSSERHVQQGTLRQIADDIRDLRDPRRTTARQAAKTAADRPAIVWVTANVHGGEKSGTDAALKTLYELAAGLSCAVQQRNDNLVTIIVPTQNPDGRDASRRQNEYGFDMNRDWFARTQQETDGKIELMRQYPPQVFVDAHEMGGRQYFFPPNADPIHHEIASENVDWINRIGEANKAGFGYNGACGGAVTTECYFNYARYDLFFMGYGDTVPAAGFGAAGMTFEKGSGSAVADRVQQQFHTQWSTLGWAAANKHEVLTGYYKIWTDALAQGKAGTLEPNEVVQPTNTVQFPVPDVKIRSYFLLPDRQLADVRQLVERLRRMDVEVYEVTKPTTLPNARISGGRTATDVTVPEGAYWIPLDQPQKHWIQAIMGEDAYVPFPYFYDVSAWSNPLLMGVNTIYTGDEVRPQAQLVRQISGGKSSAAGAKGSYAYPLDSAAAAELTFRLLGQGVSLVRDLETSVVGFPAKSLTPEIDQLARSLGVTLSPNSVAANGTPVKLPDVGLFQGTGISTTSGSHGEARYVLGKRWGLDLKPVTTADINENTPAFTDRTVLLVPDGSSSTGGLTAAGQANLRSWIAQGHTYIGLRNEGTRMARAAGLTSTTEKGKPDGYQVPGSQLRVEVDHDSPVALGRPAEDFAFNNEDSILNPSSTGTNVLRYPSGDTFWSNGYSVHSDALKGTVALVDEPTGAGRAVLFAFNPLFRAYTENAQHLVANALLYPTAGTPAARSLAPQRAGAVDPARAAAAAAPAPENLGGEWRPITIEVAAGDLARTRQVVAGFTGAARVSEADSSAYLVIPNPEGRQVDEHPFLGDLIRALRDAGIPLRSVVA, via the coding sequence ATGCCCCTGTCGAAGCAACCACCCGGATCAATCCTCACGCGACGGCTGGCCGGCGCCGCCGCCATCCTCCTGCTGTCCGGCACGGCGCCCCTGGCGATCAGCGCCCCGGCCGGCGCCACCGCCCCGACCCCCACCTGCAGCAACGATCCCGCCGCCCGACTGTCCACCGTGCCCAGCCCCGACTCGGTGCTCGGCTTCCCCCTCGGCCTCGGCCAGGAACGGCCGGTGACCAACGACGAGGTCCGGACGTACCTGGACGCCGTCGACAGCGCCTCCGACCGGGTGGTCACCGGCGTCATGGCGACCAGCGGGCTCGGCCAGCCACTCCCCTACGCCGTCGTCTCCAGTGAGCGGCACGTCCAGCAGGGCACCCTGCGGCAGATCGCCGACGACATCCGCGACCTGCGGGACCCGCGGCGGACCACGGCGCGCCAGGCCGCCAAGACGGCGGCCGACCGGCCGGCCATCGTCTGGGTCACGGCCAACGTCCACGGCGGTGAGAAGAGTGGCACGGACGCCGCCCTCAAGACCCTGTACGAGCTGGCCGCCGGCCTGTCCTGCGCGGTGCAGCAGCGCAACGACAACCTGGTCACGATCATCGTGCCGACCCAGAACCCGGACGGGCGCGACGCCAGCCGTCGGCAGAACGAGTACGGCTTCGACATGAACCGGGACTGGTTCGCCCGTACCCAGCAGGAGACCGACGGCAAGATCGAACTGATGCGGCAGTACCCGCCGCAGGTCTTCGTCGACGCGCACGAGATGGGCGGCCGACAGTACTTCTTCCCGCCCAACGCCGACCCGATCCACCACGAGATCGCCAGCGAGAACGTCGACTGGATCAACCGGATCGGCGAGGCCAACAAGGCCGGCTTCGGCTACAACGGCGCCTGCGGCGGGGCCGTCACCACCGAGTGCTACTTCAACTACGCAAGGTACGACCTGTTCTTCATGGGGTACGGCGACACGGTGCCGGCTGCCGGCTTCGGCGCCGCCGGCATGACCTTCGAGAAGGGCAGCGGGTCGGCGGTGGCCGACCGGGTCCAGCAGCAGTTCCACACCCAGTGGTCCACCCTCGGCTGGGCCGCCGCGAACAAGCACGAGGTGCTGACCGGCTACTACAAGATCTGGACGGACGCCCTCGCCCAGGGCAAGGCCGGCACGCTGGAGCCGAACGAGGTGGTCCAGCCCACCAACACGGTCCAGTTCCCGGTGCCGGACGTCAAGATCCGGTCGTACTTCCTGCTGCCCGACCGTCAGCTCGCCGACGTGCGCCAGCTCGTCGAGCGCCTGCGCCGGATGGACGTCGAGGTGTACGAGGTGACCAAGCCGACCACGCTGCCCAACGCGCGGATCTCCGGCGGGCGCACCGCGACCGACGTCACGGTGCCCGAGGGCGCGTACTGGATCCCGCTGGACCAGCCGCAGAAGCACTGGATCCAGGCGATCATGGGCGAGGACGCGTACGTGCCGTTCCCCTACTTCTATGACGTGTCGGCCTGGAGCAACCCGCTGCTGATGGGTGTCAACACCATCTACACCGGCGACGAGGTCCGGCCCCAGGCCCAGCTGGTCCGGCAGATCTCCGGCGGCAAGAGCTCGGCGGCCGGGGCGAAGGGCTCGTACGCGTACCCGCTGGACTCCGCGGCGGCGGCCGAGCTCACCTTCCGGCTGCTCGGCCAGGGCGTGTCGCTCGTCCGTGACCTCGAGACCAGCGTGGTCGGATTCCCCGCGAAGAGCCTGACCCCGGAAATCGACCAGCTGGCCCGGTCGCTCGGGGTCACCCTGAGCCCGAACAGCGTGGCGGCCAACGGGACGCCGGTGAAACTGCCGGATGTCGGGCTGTTCCAGGGCACCGGCATCTCCACGACCTCCGGCTCCCACGGCGAGGCCCGGTACGTGCTCGGCAAGCGGTGGGGCCTCGACCTGAAGCCGGTGACCACCGCCGACATCAACGAAAACACCCCGGCGTTCACCGACCGCACCGTGCTGCTCGTGCCGGACGGCAGCAGTTCGACCGGCGGGCTCACCGCCGCCGGGCAGGCCAACCTGCGGAGCTGGATCGCCCAGGGCCACACCTACATCGGGTTGCGGAACGAGGGCACCCGGATGGCCCGGGCCGCTGGCCTCACCTCGACGACGGAGAAAGGGAAGCCGGACGGCTACCAGGTGCCCGGCTCGCAACTGCGGGTCGAGGTCGATCACGACAGCCCGGTCGCACTGGGCCGCCCGGCGGAGGACTTCGCGTTCAACAACGAAGACTCGATCCTGAACCCGAGCAGCACCGGCACCAACGTGCTCCGCTACCCGTCCGGTGACACCTTCTGGTCGAACGGCTATTCGGTGCACAGCGACGCACTGAAGGGGACGGTGGCGCTGGTGGACGAGCCGACCGGTGCCGGCCGGGCGGTGCTGTTCGCGTTCAACCCGCTCTTCCGGGCGTACACCGAGAACGCACAGCACCTGGTGGCCAACGCCCTGCTCTACCCGACCGCGGGCACGCCGGCGGCGCGTAGCCTCGCGCCGCAGCGTGCGGGCGCTGTCGATCCGGCCCGCGCCGCCGCGGCCGCCGCCCCGGCACCGGAGAACCTGGGCGGCGAATGGCGGCCGATCACCATCGAGGTGGCGGCCGGCGACCTGGCCCGTACCCGGCAGGTCGTGGCCGGCTTCACCGGCGCCGCTCGGGTGTCCGAGGCCGATTCCTCCGCCTACCTGGTGATCCCGAACCCGGAGGGTCGCCAGGTCGACGAGCACCCGTTCCTGGGTGACCTGATCCGCGCCCTGCGCGACGCGGGAATCCCGCTGCGGTCCGTGGTGGCCTGA
- a CDS encoding YncE family protein: MTTWRRSGALAGVVLLLGAACTTADADRQRPRPTPSKTTAGAPFGPLVAGMPTYPTPGNVYAGAGPNMLAEPVRGDKTLVYVPNTKSNDVSVIDPNTYQVVDTFPGGPEPQHVVPSYDLRTLYVASSKIPDGGLVPVDPRTGKPGAFRKLEDVYNLYFTPDGKQGIVVAEAYQRLDFYDLANWQRVRSVRFPECKGVNHMDYSADGKIMMFSCEFANRMLVLDTVSLRKLREFTLTETADGMPQDTRLTPDGQHFLVADMHANGVYVFDAQATRQTGFVPTGKGAHGIYFSRDGKLAYVTNRDAGSITVLDLASLKPTTTWKIPGGGSPDMGGLSADGSTLWLSGRYHNEVYVLRTGDGKLLARIPVGNGPHGLTIWPQPGRYSLGHTANIR, from the coding sequence GTGACGACCTGGCGGCGGAGCGGCGCTCTGGCGGGAGTGGTGCTGCTTCTCGGGGCGGCCTGCACCACTGCTGACGCTGACCGGCAGCGGCCCCGGCCGACCCCGTCGAAGACGACGGCGGGGGCGCCGTTCGGGCCGTTGGTCGCCGGGATGCCCACCTACCCGACCCCCGGCAACGTGTACGCGGGCGCGGGGCCGAACATGCTCGCCGAGCCGGTGCGGGGCGACAAGACCCTGGTCTACGTGCCGAACACCAAGAGCAACGACGTGTCGGTCATCGACCCGAACACCTACCAGGTCGTGGACACCTTTCCGGGCGGCCCGGAGCCGCAACACGTCGTGCCGTCGTACGACCTGCGGACGCTGTACGTGGCCTCCAGCAAGATCCCCGACGGCGGGCTCGTCCCGGTCGATCCGCGCACGGGCAAGCCGGGCGCGTTCCGGAAGCTGGAGGACGTCTACAACCTCTACTTCACCCCGGACGGCAAGCAGGGCATCGTGGTCGCCGAGGCATACCAGCGCCTGGACTTCTACGACCTGGCCAACTGGCAGCGGGTGCGCTCGGTGCGGTTTCCCGAGTGCAAGGGCGTGAACCACATGGACTACTCCGCCGACGGCAAGATCATGATGTTCAGCTGCGAGTTCGCCAACCGGATGCTCGTGCTCGACACGGTCAGCCTCCGCAAGCTGCGCGAGTTCACCCTGACCGAGACCGCCGACGGAATGCCGCAGGACACCCGCCTCACCCCGGACGGGCAGCACTTCCTGGTCGCCGACATGCACGCCAACGGCGTCTACGTCTTCGACGCGCAGGCGACCCGGCAGACCGGGTTCGTCCCCACCGGCAAGGGCGCCCACGGCATCTACTTCAGCCGCGACGGCAAACTCGCCTACGTCACCAACCGGGACGCCGGCAGCATCACCGTGCTCGACCTGGCCAGCCTGAAACCCACCACCACCTGGAAGATCCCCGGCGGCGGCAGCCCCGACATGGGCGGCCTGTCCGCCGACGGCAGCACGCTGTGGCTCTCCGGCCGCTACCACAACGAGGTCTACGTCCTGCGCACCGGCGACGGCAAACTGCTCGCCCGGATCCCGGTCGGCAACGGCCCGCACGGGTTGACCATCTGGCCCCAGCCGGGCCGCTACTCCCTCGGCCACACCGCCAACATCCGCTGA
- a CDS encoding LacI family DNA-binding transcriptional regulator, with protein sequence MATIADVARAAGVHRSTVSRILRDPKAFRGETRTRVLEAAARLDYRPSRIAQALSGGASPLVPLVVPDISNPFFARVARGAEEIARASGLHIVVCSTGGDVEVEVEYLQAMSDLDTPCILFTPSTDTVAAQVLSIARHTAVVLIDRSLPETDLRCVRVDHAQAAAAGTQHLLTRGHRRVACVSGPMSASSARERVAGYRAVMDEVGLPAQVVEGDFTIAGGRNAAAQLFAGDEPPTAVLAANDLCAVGLLAAARDAGLRVPDDVAVLGFDDLDVAQHVNPSLTTLRQPSAELGGQAARLALADAGLGDGSDVVLTLQAELIVRESA encoded by the coding sequence ATGGCGACCATCGCCGACGTCGCGAGAGCCGCGGGCGTGCACCGCTCGACGGTGTCGCGCATCCTGCGCGATCCGAAGGCGTTCCGCGGCGAGACCCGCACCCGGGTGCTGGAGGCCGCCGCCCGCCTCGACTACCGGCCGAGCCGGATCGCCCAGGCGCTCAGCGGGGGCGCGTCGCCCCTCGTGCCGCTGGTCGTGCCGGACATCAGCAACCCGTTCTTCGCCCGGGTCGCCCGCGGGGCGGAGGAGATCGCCCGCGCCTCCGGTCTGCACATCGTCGTCTGCAGCACTGGCGGCGACGTCGAGGTCGAGGTCGAGTACCTCCAGGCCATGAGCGATCTCGACACGCCGTGCATCCTGTTCACCCCGAGCACCGACACGGTGGCGGCGCAGGTGCTGTCGATCGCCCGGCACACCGCCGTGGTGCTGATCGACCGCTCCCTCCCGGAGACCGATCTTCGCTGCGTCCGGGTGGACCACGCGCAGGCGGCGGCGGCCGGGACGCAGCACCTGCTCACCCGCGGCCATCGCCGGGTCGCGTGCGTCAGCGGCCCGATGTCGGCCTCCTCCGCCCGTGAGCGGGTCGCCGGCTACCGGGCGGTAATGGACGAGGTCGGGCTGCCCGCCCAGGTGGTGGAGGGCGACTTCACCATCGCGGGCGGTCGGAACGCCGCCGCGCAGCTCTTCGCCGGGGACGAGCCGCCGACCGCCGTGCTCGCCGCCAACGACCTCTGTGCCGTCGGCCTGCTGGCCGCGGCGCGCGATGCCGGGCTCCGGGTGCCCGACGACGTGGCCGTGCTGGGCTTCGACGACCTCGACGTCGCGCAGCACGTGAACCCGAGCCTGACCACCCTCCGACAGCCCTCCGCCGAACTGGGCGGCCAGGCGGCTCGCCTGGCGCTCGCCGACGCCGGACTCGGCGACGGCTCGGACGTCGTCCTGACCCTCCAGGCCGAACTCATCGTCCGGGAGTCCGCGTGA
- a CDS encoding BMP family lipoprotein — protein MKNLHVRRRSLVALAAVAAAAVTMSACSSGDTNAAGKGDGTNVVYVMSDNLGDKGFNDSAKAGFDRAKAEGAGTKLLQASPSDPQLWRQNLEAVSNSGQYDLIFTGPGMHDNLAAVAPQHPDQKYVFFDDELEAPNVLSIRYAQNEGSYLAGVLAANASLDPKTFPLSKGNKKVGIVAGQDLPGIQEFIVGFKQGVASVDPKIEVNISFIGNFNDAQKAYDLTTTLFNSGADVVYNVAGPAGLGILKAAADTNHYAIGVDSDQNGLHPKNVLASMLKQIGNSVYDSVKKYEQGGIKFGETVVYGLDNDGVALVYNDALVPAEVKQKIDAAKQKVVSGEVKVDSVLK, from the coding sequence ATGAAGAACCTCCATGTCCGCCGGCGCTCGCTGGTGGCCCTGGCAGCCGTGGCCGCAGCCGCCGTCACGATGTCGGCCTGCTCGTCCGGAGACACGAACGCCGCCGGCAAGGGCGACGGCACCAACGTCGTCTACGTGATGTCCGACAACCTCGGCGACAAGGGCTTCAACGACTCCGCGAAGGCCGGCTTCGACCGGGCCAAGGCCGAGGGCGCCGGCACGAAACTGCTGCAGGCGTCGCCGAGCGACCCGCAGCTGTGGCGGCAGAACCTCGAGGCCGTCTCCAACTCCGGCCAGTACGACCTGATCTTCACCGGCCCCGGCATGCACGACAACCTCGCCGCGGTCGCCCCGCAGCACCCCGACCAGAAGTACGTCTTCTTCGACGACGAGCTCGAGGCGCCGAACGTCCTGTCCATCCGGTACGCCCAGAACGAGGGCTCCTACCTGGCCGGCGTGCTGGCCGCCAACGCCTCGCTGGACCCGAAGACGTTCCCGCTGTCCAAGGGCAACAAGAAGGTGGGCATCGTCGCGGGCCAGGACCTGCCCGGCATCCAGGAGTTCATCGTCGGCTTCAAGCAGGGCGTGGCCTCGGTGGACCCCAAGATCGAGGTCAACATCTCGTTCATCGGCAACTTCAACGACGCGCAGAAGGCGTACGACCTGACCACCACGCTGTTCAACTCCGGCGCCGACGTCGTCTACAACGTGGCCGGCCCCGCCGGTCTCGGCATCCTGAAGGCCGCCGCCGACACCAACCACTACGCGATCGGCGTGGACTCGGACCAGAACGGCCTGCACCCCAAGAACGTGCTCGCCTCGATGCTCAAGCAGATCGGCAACTCGGTCTACGACTCGGTCAAGAAGTACGAGCAGGGCGGGATCAAGTTCGGCGAGACCGTCGTGTACGGCCTGGACAACGACGGTGTGGCCCTGGTCTACAACGACGCGCTGGTGCCCGCCGAGGTGAAGCAGAAGATCGACGCCGCCAAGCAGAAGGTCGTCAGCGGCGAGGTCAAGGTCGACTCCGTACTGAAGTAG
- a CDS encoding ABC transporter ATP-binding protein, with translation MDASTAGQPILHLQGIRKTFGSKVAIESIDLAVAAGEVHAICGENGAGKSTLMNILAGIHQPDAGTISTRGRAVDIAGPAEAARLGIGMVHQHFTLVPSMTVAENIFLGRQPRRWGGLVADRAAMRQAAADLISRYGFELRPDQRVRDLTVGQRQRVEIIKALAFDAEILILDEPTAVLTPAEVDDLMKVIEVLRDRGRTVLFITHKLREVKAVADRVTVIRHGRSVGTRDNAGLSESEIADLMVGRAVFLADRKQVPPRTERGDDYLTVAGLTSVDATGRAVLEDVTFGIRPGEVLGIAGVEGNGQTELAEALTGLRSVTSGRVTLDGTDVTAWSAGRRRGAGMAFIPEDRLDRGLSPTMSVAENLAASNYGRGKLVRRGLISQAALRRFAAEQIRRYDIRGAAPETPVGTLSGGNMQKVVLARELAREPRVLVVSQPTRGVDIGASEFVHRQILAAAERGCAVLLISSELSEVLALSDRIGVMLRGRIVDVLDAADATETRLGLLMSGGRAEVAA, from the coding sequence ATGGACGCCTCCACCGCGGGTCAGCCGATCCTGCACCTGCAGGGGATCCGCAAGACGTTCGGTAGCAAGGTGGCAATCGAGTCCATCGACCTGGCGGTCGCCGCTGGGGAGGTCCACGCGATCTGCGGCGAGAACGGCGCGGGCAAGTCGACGCTGATGAACATCCTGGCCGGCATCCACCAGCCGGACGCCGGGACGATCAGCACCCGGGGCCGGGCGGTGGACATCGCGGGTCCGGCGGAGGCGGCCCGGCTCGGCATCGGCATGGTGCACCAGCACTTCACCCTGGTGCCGTCGATGACGGTGGCCGAGAACATCTTCCTCGGCCGGCAGCCCCGGCGGTGGGGCGGCCTGGTCGCCGACCGCGCGGCGATGCGGCAGGCCGCCGCGGACCTGATCAGCCGCTACGGCTTCGAGTTGCGCCCTGACCAGCGGGTCCGGGACCTGACCGTCGGACAGCGCCAGCGGGTGGAGATCATCAAAGCGCTCGCCTTCGACGCCGAGATCCTCATCCTGGACGAGCCGACCGCGGTGCTCACCCCCGCCGAGGTCGACGACCTGATGAAGGTCATCGAGGTGCTGCGCGACCGGGGCCGCACCGTCCTCTTCATCACCCACAAGCTGCGCGAGGTCAAGGCGGTGGCCGACCGGGTCACCGTGATCCGGCACGGCCGCAGCGTCGGCACCCGGGACAACGCGGGGCTCTCCGAATCGGAGATCGCCGACCTCATGGTGGGCCGCGCCGTCTTCCTCGCCGACCGCAAGCAGGTGCCGCCCCGCACCGAGCGCGGCGACGACTACCTGACGGTCGCGGGCCTGACCAGCGTCGACGCGACCGGACGTGCGGTGCTGGAGGACGTCACCTTCGGCATCCGGCCCGGCGAGGTGCTCGGCATCGCCGGCGTGGAGGGCAACGGGCAGACCGAACTCGCCGAGGCGCTGACCGGCCTGCGCTCCGTCACCTCCGGCCGGGTCACCCTCGACGGCACGGACGTCACCGCCTGGTCGGCGGGCCGGCGCCGCGGCGCCGGGATGGCTTTCATTCCGGAGGACCGGCTGGACCGGGGCCTGAGCCCGACCATGTCGGTCGCGGAGAACCTCGCCGCGTCGAACTACGGCCGCGGCAAGCTGGTCCGCCGCGGCCTGATCTCCCAGGCGGCGCTGCGCCGCTTCGCCGCCGAGCAGATCCGGCGCTACGACATCCGCGGCGCCGCGCCGGAGACCCCGGTCGGGACGCTCTCCGGCGGCAACATGCAGAAGGTGGTTCTCGCCCGCGAACTCGCCCGGGAACCACGGGTTCTCGTCGTGTCCCAGCCCACCCGAGGGGTGGACATCGGGGCGAGCGAGTTCGTCCACCGGCAGATCCTTGCCGCCGCCGAGCGCGGTTGCGCGGTCCTGCTGATCTCGTCGGAACTCTCCGAGGTGCTCGCGCTCTCCGACCGGATCGGGGTGATGCTGCGCGGGCGCATCGTCGACGTGCTGGATGCCGCCGACGCGACGGAGACGCGGCTGGGCCTGTTGATGAGTGGCGGCCGAGCGGAGGTGGCGGCATGA